The Candidatus Zixiibacteriota bacterium genome includes a region encoding these proteins:
- a CDS encoding DUF488 family protein, with product MRIYTIGYGNLGFEELLKLLKKHRIEIVVDVRRSPYSRNRKSYRKAELEKRLPTHGIKYTFMGDSLGGLIQDDSYYDPDGRPLWDKLRTREEFRRGITELTELLQDHGRTTLLCAEAEPSRCHRAHLVGEELYERKIEVIHLLHNGASVSHDALPDSCEPEQTDLFD from the coding sequence ATGAGAATCTATACCATCGGATATGGGAATCTGGGTTTTGAGGAGCTTTTGAAGTTGCTCAAAAAGCATCGGATCGAGATCGTGGTCGATGTGCGCAGAAGCCCCTATTCACGCAACCGCAAATCCTACCGTAAAGCAGAACTCGAAAAACGACTGCCGACTCACGGTATAAAATATACTTTCATGGGCGACAGTCTGGGCGGTTTGATCCAGGATGATTCATATTACGATCCCGACGGTCGTCCGCTCTGGGACAAGCTGCGCACCCGTGAGGAGTTCAGACGAGGTATCACGGAACTGACAGAGCTCCTGCAAGACCATGGCCGTACCACTCTCCTGTGTGCCGAGGCGGAACCGTCGCGCTGTCATCGCGCACACCTCGTCGGTGAAGAGTTGTACGAGCGCAAAATCGAGGTCATCCATCTTCTGCACAACGGCGCGTCGGTTTCCCATGACGCTCTGCCTGATTCTTGCGAGCCTGAGCAGA